The Medicago truncatula cultivar Jemalong A17 chromosome 4, MtrunA17r5.0-ANR, whole genome shotgun sequence genome includes a region encoding these proteins:
- the LOC11444045 gene encoding glycine-rich cell wall structural protein 1, with the protein MGFQGKWLSVSVLVLFIVLDLSMFALGDHKLDQERFGDDDCRFRRGPRCRGWGGRRGGGGFGGGGGRGGGFGGGGGLGGGGGSGGGLGGGGGLGGGGGLGGGGGGGSGGGGGLGGGSGQGGGFGAGGGVGGGAGGGLGGGGGGGSGGGGGLGGGSGQGGGFGAGGGVGGGAGGGGGHGGGFGAGGGVGGGAGGGIGGGGGGGSGGGGGVGGGSGQGGGFGAGGGVGGGAGGGIGGGGGGGSGGGGGVGGGSGHGGGFGAGGGVGGGAGGGIAGGGGGGGGGGGGGGSNGGSGHGGGFGAGVGGGAGGIGGGGGGGGGGGGGGGAGGGSGHGGGFGAGGGVGSGSGAGIGGGRGGGGGIGIGIGIGIGVGVGAGAGQGTGTGIGSGSGGGGGAKH; encoded by the exons ATGGGTTTCCAAGGAAAATGGCTTTCTGTGAGTGTTCTTGTTCTCTTCATTGTTCTTGATCTTAGCATGTTTGCTCTTGGTGATCACAAGCTTGACCAAGAAAGGTTTGGGGATGATGATTGTCGATTTAGACGTGGACCTCGCTGTAGAGGTTGGGGTGGTCGCCGCGGTGGTGGTGGCTTTGGAGGTGGAGGTGGAAGAGGAGGAggttttggtggtggtggaggacttggaggaggtggtggttcTGGAGGAGGTCTTGGGGGTGGTGGTGGCTTAGGAGGCGGTGGAGGTTTAGGTGGAGGTGGAGGAGGAGGTagtggtggtggaggtggaTTGGGTGGTGGCTCAGGACAAGGTGGAGGATTTGGTGCCGGTGGAGGTGTAGGTGGTGGAGCTGGAGGAGGccttggtggtggtggtggaggaggaagTGGGGGTGGTGGTGGATTAGGCGGTGGCTCTGGACAAGGTGGAGGTTTTGGTGCTGGTGGAGGTGTAGGAGGTGGagctggtggtggtggag GACACGGTGGAGGATTTGGTGCTGGAGGAGGTGTAGGTGGTGGAGCTGGAGGAGGcattggtggtggtggaggtggcGGTAGTGGCGGTGGAGGTGGAGTGGGTGGTGGCTCTGGACAGGGAGGAGGATTTGGTGCTGGTGGAGGTGTAGGTGGTGGAGCTGGAGGGGGcattggtggtggtggaggaggaggtagtggtggtggaggtggagTGGGTGGTGGCTCGGGGCATGGTGGAGGATTTGGTGCGGGTGGAGGTGTAGGCGGTGGAGCTGGAGGAGGCATTGCTGGTGGTGGCGGTGGGGGAGGaggtggaggtggtggtggtggctcGAACGGTGGCTCAGGACACGGGGGAGGGTTTGGAGCTGGTGTTGGCGGAGGTGCAGGAGGCATCGGTGGTGGAGGTGGCGGAGGCGGTGGCGGTGGAGGTGGTGGAGGAGCAGGTGGAGGTTCAGGACATGGTGGAGGCTTCGGTGCAGGTGGTGGTGTAGGAAGTGGAAGTGGAGCAGGTATAGGTGGTGGTCGTGGAGGTGGAGGAGGAATTGGCATAGGAATTGGTATCGGAATTGGTGTTGGTGTAGGAGCTGGAGCTGGCCAAGGAACTGGTACCGGCATTGGTTCTGGTAGTGGTGGAGGGGGTGGTGCTAAACATTAA
- the LOC11445203 gene encoding glycine-rich cell wall structural protein 1 — MGFQGKWLSVSVLVLFIVLDLSMFALGDHKLDQERYGDDYCRYRRGPRCRGWGGRRGGGGFGGGGGRGGGFGGGGGLGGGGGGRGGLGGGGGGGRGGGGVGGGAGGGLGGGGGGGSGGGGGLGGGSGHGGGFGAGGGVGGGAGGGIGGGGGGGSGGGGGLGGGSGHGGGFGAGGGVGSGAGGGIGGGGGGGGGGGGGVGGGSGHGGGFGAGGGVGGGAGGGIGGGGGGGGGGGGGSNGGSGHGGGFGAGVGGGSGGVGGGGGGGGGGGGTGGGSGHGGGFGAGGGVGSGSGAGIGAGSGHGHGGGGGIGIGIGIGIGVGSGSGQGSGTGTGSGGGGGGGKH, encoded by the coding sequence ATGGGTTTCCAAGGAAAATGGCTTTCTGTGAGTGTTCTTGTTCTCTTCATTGTTCTTGATCTTAGCATGTTTGCTCTTGGTGATCACAAGCTTGACCAAGAAAGGTATGGAGATGATTATTGCCGATATAGACGTGGACCTCGCTGTAGAGGTTGGGGTGGTCGCCGCGGTGGTGGTGGTTTTGGAGGTGGAGGTGGAAGAGGAGGAGGCTTTGGCGGTGGTGGAGGActaggaggaggtggtggtggtcgAGGAGGTCTTGGgggtggtggaggaggaggtAGAGGCGGTGGAGGTGTAGGTGGTGGAGCTGGTGGAGGccttggtggtggtggtggaggaggaagTGGCGGTGGAGGTGGATTGGGTGGTGGCTCTGGGCATGGTGGAGGTTTTGGTGCTGGTGGAGGTGTAGGAGGTGGAGCTGGTGGAGGcattggtggtggtggaggaggaggtAGTGGCGGTGGAGGTGGTTTAGGTGGTGGTTCAGGGCATGGTGGAGGATTTGGCGCCGGTGGAGGTGTTGGTAGTGGAGCTGGAGGAGGCATTGGTGGCGGTGGAGGAGGAggcggtggtggtggaggtggagTGGGTGGTGGCTCAGGACATGGTGGTGGATTTGGTGCTGGTGGAGGTGTAGGCGGTGGAGCTGGAGGGGGCATTGGTGGTGGcggtggtggaggaggaggtggtggtggtggatcAAATGGTGGCTCAGGGCATGGTGGAGGGTTTGGAGCTGGTGTTGGTGGTGGTTCAGGAGGCGTaggtggtggaggtggtggaGGCGGTGGGGGAGGAGGAACAGGCGGAGGTTCGGGACATGGTGGAGGCTTTGGTGCAGGTGGTGGTGTAGGAAGTGGAAGTGGAGCAGGTATAGGTGCTGGTAGTGGTCATGGTcatggtggtggaggaggaaTCGGTATAGGAATTGGTATTGGAATTGGGGTAGGATCAGGATCTGGCCAAGGATCTGGTACCGGTACCGGTTctggtggtggaggtggtggtggtaaACATTAA